One segment of Balaenoptera ricei isolate mBalRic1 chromosome 8, mBalRic1.hap2, whole genome shotgun sequence DNA contains the following:
- the MPZL2 gene encoding myelin protein zero-like protein 2 isoform X3, whose translation MYGKSPMRAVLFLLGVQLTALWPIAAVEIYTPRVLEAVNGTDVRLKCTFSSFAPVGDTLTVTWNFRPRDGGSEQFVFYYHVDPFRPMSGRFKDRVVWDGNPERYDVSILLWKLQFDDNGTYTCQVKNPPDVDGLIGEIQLSVVHTAYGILVPQPGIEPAPPALETRCLNHWTAREIPVRLFYCY comes from the exons ATGTATGGCAAGAGCCCTATGCGTGCTGTGCTTTTTCTCCTCGGCGTACAGCTCACAG CTCTTTGGCCAATAGCAGCTGTGGAAATTTACACTCCCCGTGTGCTGGAGGCTGTCAATGGGACCGATGTTCGGTTAAAATGCACTTTCTCCAGCTTTGCCCCTGTGGGTGACACTCTAACAGTGACCTGGAATTTCCGTCCTCGAGATGGGGGGTCTGAGCAGTTT GTTTTCTACTACCATGTGGATCCCTTCAGACCCATGAGTGGGCGTTTCAAGGACCGGGTGGTCTGGGATGGGAACCCTGAGCGGTATGATGTCTCCATCCTCCTCTGGAAGCTACAGTTTGATGACAATGGGACATACACCTGCCAGGTGAAGAACCCACCTGATGTTGATGGGCTGATAGGGGAGATCCAGCTCAGCGTTGTGCACACTG catatgggatcttagttccccaaccagggattgaacctgcgccccctgcattggaaacacggtgtcttaatcactggaccgccagggaaatccctgtaaGGCTTTTCTACTGCTACTAG
- the MPZL2 gene encoding myelin protein zero-like protein 2 isoform X2 — MYGKSPMRAVLFLLGVQLTALWPIAAVEIYTPRVLEAVNGTDVRLKCTFSSFAPVGDTLTVTWNFRPRDGGSEQFVFYYHVDPFRPMSGRFKDRVVWDGNPERYDVSILLWKLQFDDNGTYTCQVKNPPDVDGLIGEIQLSVVHTVRFSEIHFLALAIGSACALMVIIVIVVVLFQHFRKKRRAERAHKVVEIKSKLKISKNKNPEISWS, encoded by the exons ATGTATGGCAAGAGCCCTATGCGTGCTGTGCTTTTTCTCCTCGGCGTACAGCTCACAG CTCTTTGGCCAATAGCAGCTGTGGAAATTTACACTCCCCGTGTGCTGGAGGCTGTCAATGGGACCGATGTTCGGTTAAAATGCACTTTCTCCAGCTTTGCCCCTGTGGGTGACACTCTAACAGTGACCTGGAATTTCCGTCCTCGAGATGGGGGGTCTGAGCAGTTT GTTTTCTACTACCATGTGGATCCCTTCAGACCCATGAGTGGGCGTTTCAAGGACCGGGTGGTCTGGGATGGGAACCCTGAGCGGTATGATGTCTCCATCCTCCTCTGGAAGCTACAGTTTGATGACAATGGGACATACACCTGCCAGGTGAAGAACCCACCTGATGTTGATGGGCTGATAGGGGAGATCCAGCTCAGCGTTGTGCACACTG TACGCTTCTCTGAGATCCACTTCCTGGCTCTGGCCATTGGCTCCGCCTGTGCACTGATGGTCATAATAGTAATTGTGGTGGTCCTCTTCCAGCATTTCCGGAAAAAGCGACGGGCTGAAAGAGCTCATAAAGTGGTGGAGATAAAATC GAAGCTGAAGATTTCCAAGAACAAGAACCCTGAGATAAGTTGGAGTTAA
- the MPZL2 gene encoding myelin protein zero-like protein 2 isoform X1 gives MYGKSPMRAVLFLLGVQLTALWPIAAVEIYTPRVLEAVNGTDVRLKCTFSSFAPVGDTLTVTWNFRPRDGGSEQFVFYYHVDPFRPMSGRFKDRVVWDGNPERYDVSILLWKLQFDDNGTYTCQVKNPPDVDGLIGEIQLSVVHTVRFSEIHFLALAIGSACALMVIIVIVVVLFQHFRKKRRAERAHKVVEIKSKEEEKLNQEKKVSVYLEDTD, from the exons ATGTATGGCAAGAGCCCTATGCGTGCTGTGCTTTTTCTCCTCGGCGTACAGCTCACAG CTCTTTGGCCAATAGCAGCTGTGGAAATTTACACTCCCCGTGTGCTGGAGGCTGTCAATGGGACCGATGTTCGGTTAAAATGCACTTTCTCCAGCTTTGCCCCTGTGGGTGACACTCTAACAGTGACCTGGAATTTCCGTCCTCGAGATGGGGGGTCTGAGCAGTTT GTTTTCTACTACCATGTGGATCCCTTCAGACCCATGAGTGGGCGTTTCAAGGACCGGGTGGTCTGGGATGGGAACCCTGAGCGGTATGATGTCTCCATCCTCCTCTGGAAGCTACAGTTTGATGACAATGGGACATACACCTGCCAGGTGAAGAACCCACCTGATGTTGATGGGCTGATAGGGGAGATCCAGCTCAGCGTTGTGCACACTG TACGCTTCTCTGAGATCCACTTCCTGGCTCTGGCCATTGGCTCCGCCTGTGCACTGATGGTCATAATAGTAATTGTGGTGGTCCTCTTCCAGCATTTCCGGAAAAAGCGACGGGCTGAAAGAGCTCATAAAGTGGTGGAGATAAAATC aaaagaagaagaaaagctcaaccaagaaaaaaaggtttctgtttatttagaAGACACAGACTAA